In Papaver somniferum cultivar HN1 chromosome 1, ASM357369v1, whole genome shotgun sequence, a genomic segment contains:
- the LOC113308391 gene encoding 50S ribosomal protein L34, chloroplastic-like yields MAISLVSLSSASTTTRFQVPSASLTFLAGGRRTTTSSINVIKPYTHSGLLHCSFVSSPTSLFSSSSFSGISLGVNLDMNKGLIRDRSRGLLVRAGKAALCLTKRSRSRKSLARTHGFRLRMRTTGGRAILKRRRAKGRHILCTKTNPNTGKR; encoded by the exons ATGGCGATATCATTGGTATCACTCTCGAGCGCAAGTACTACAACTAGGTTTCAAGTTCCTTCAGCTTCACTCACATTTCTTGCAGgaggaagaagaacaacaactTCATCTATTAATGTCATTAAACCCTACACTCACTCAGGGCTTCTCCATTGTTCATTTGTTTCTTCTCCAACATCTCTCTTTTCTTCCTCTTCGTTCTCAG GTATATCTCTTGGGGTGAATTTGGATATGAACAAGGGGTTAATAAGGGATAGAAGTCGTGGTCTTCTGGTAAGGGCGGGAAAGGCAGCTCTATGTCTTACTAAGAGGAGTAGGTCTCGGAAATCACTTGCTCGCACCCATGGATTCCGCTTGCGAATGAGAACCACTGGGGGAAGGGCAATTTTGAAGCGTAGACGTGCTAAAGGACGGCATATCCTTTGTACAAAGACCAATCCTAATACTGGGAAAAGGTAA
- the LOC113308360 gene encoding uncharacterized protein LOC113308360 isoform X1 has product MLNMNFKGITWVGNIYDKFEAICLDAEDIMSQDTVKYVENQVQNVGGNIKKFCAEFVNDLLPIEDPVKVKDSDKEATAELGACEKANLNSKSILKKESGPHNFLEVIAPVVKDAGLVSFLSGVPQINHLFPLASTSHVKEVVSDLSVKKSVVADKRKKTKVNVKDDHKEEIPPLQASSPVRIQVQDQLRSSSLAYPDDMSTLGLSQECNGSVGKCENSSGDMKGVSVKEYPEPVITDTSGGINSVGDLSSRETNFSRPCNENRDRACVTLKTILSQNSNKDIVDNSPDHGENMDHIMSGQSGRDANVSKAQFLPPVLLYENKAMEAGWTASNNSLLSGPNVVDTLTTFKALIESSTESPVNEGDQCKDEEQEVFLTPQPQPQLGTSDYEESAEWEKANDDVGNTADQEEHDAFNDGVGLEEANYAIGLDTKTIEQFENLKLEDSCVVVQPFSVSYRDGKNRSYKRKIRDAIASRMGSSKKKEYEQLAIWCADIDAESTQHRFETSSLATPKKLDSKISSSDEFCESEWEIL; this is encoded by the exons ATGCTTAATATGAATTTCAAAGGTATAACCTGGGTAGGTAACATATATGACAAGTTTGAAGCTATATGCTTGGATGCCGAGGATATCATGAGCCAG GACACAGTTAAATACGTCGAAAATCAGGTACAGAATGTAGGTGGAAACATCAAAAAGTTTTGTGCAGAATTTGTCAACGATTTGCTCCCTATCGAAGATCCTGTTAAAGTGAAAGATTCTGATAAAGAGGCAACTGCTGAACTAGGGGCCTGTGAAAAGGCGAACTTGAATTCTAAAAGTATTCTTAAGAAGGAGAGTGGTCCTCATAATTTTTTGGAAGTAATTGCACCTGTAGTGAAAGATGCAGGCTTAGTTTCATTTCTATCTGGAGTACCTCAAATAAACCACTTGTTTCCTCTAGCTTCCACTAGTCATGTTAAAGAGGTTGTTTCTGACTTGTCAGTCAAAAAAAGTGTTGTTGCTGATAAGCGTAAGAAGACGAAGGTAAACGTTAAAGATGATCATAAAGAGGAGATTCCGCCTCTTCAAGCATCATCACCTGTTCGAATTCAAGTGCAAGATCAGTTGCGGTCATCATCTCTTGCTTATCCTGATGACATGTCCACCTTGGGATTATCTCAAGAATGTAATGGTTCTGTTGGAAAGTGTGAGAATTCAAGTGGCGACATGAAAGGAGTTTCTGTGAAGGAATATCCAGAACCAGTTATAACTGATACTTCTGGAGGGATCAATTCTGTTGGGGATCTTTCAAGTAGAGAGACTAATTTCAGCAGACCCTGTAATGAGAATCGTGATCGAGCCTGTGTTACACTGAAAACTATATTATCCCAAAATTCAAATAAGGACATAGTTGACAACTCCCCAGACCATGGAGAAAATATGGATCATATCATGTCAGGTCAAAGTGGTCGTGATGCTAATGTGTCAAAGGCTCAGTTTCTTCCTCCTGTTTTGTTATATGAGAATAAAGCAATGGAGGCTGGATGGACCGCATCCAACAACAGCTTGTTATCTGGACCTAATG TCGTAGACACTTTAACAACTTTCAAGGCACTGATAGAGTCTTCAACAGAGTCTCCTGTAAATGAAGGTGACCAATGCAAAGACGAAGAGCAAGAGGTGTTTTTGACTCCACAACCACAACCACAACTTG GAACATCTGATTATGAGGAAAGTGCAGAATGGGAGAAGGCAAATGATGATGTTGGTAACACTGCAGACCAGGAGGAACATGATGCCTTCAATGATGGTGTAGGACTGGAGGAGGCAAATTATGCTATTGGCCTTGACACGAAGACCATTGAACAATTTGAGAATTTGAAGCTTGAGGATAGTTGTGTAGTTGTGCAGCCTTTCTCTGTTTCTTACAGAGATGGCAAAAACAGATCATACAAA AGAAAAATTCGGGATGCTATTGCTTCGAGAATGGGATCATCGAAGAAGAAGGAATATGAGCAGCTAGCAATTTGGTGTGCAGACATTGATGCTGAAAGTACCCAACATAGATTTGAAACATCCAGTTTAGCCACTCCTAAAAAGTTGGACTCAAAGATCTCGTCAAGTGATGAGTTCTGTGAATCAGAGTGGGAGATACTTTAA
- the LOC113308360 gene encoding uncharacterized protein LOC113308360 isoform X2, protein MLNMNFKGITWVGNIYDKFEAICLDAEDIMSQDTVKYVENQVQNVGGNIKKFCAEFVNDLLPIEDPVKVKDSDKEATAELGACEKANLNSKSILKKESGPHNFLEVIAPVVKDAGLVSFLSGVPQINHLFPLASTSHVKEVVSDLSVKKSVVADKRKKTKVNVKDDHKEEIPPLQASSPVRIQVQDQLRSSSLAYPDDMSTLGLSQECNGSVGKCENSSGDMKGVSVKEYPEPVITDTSGGINSVGDLSSRETNFSRPCNENRDRACVTLKTILSQNSNKDIVDNSPDHGENMDHIMSGQSGRDANVSKAQFLPPVLLYENKAMEAGWTASNNSLLSGPNESPVNEGDQCKDEEQEVFLTPQPQPQLGTSDYEESAEWEKANDDVGNTADQEEHDAFNDGVGLEEANYAIGLDTKTIEQFENLKLEDSCVVVQPFSVSYRDGKNRSYKRKIRDAIASRMGSSKKKEYEQLAIWCADIDAESTQHRFETSSLATPKKLDSKISSSDEFCESEWEIL, encoded by the exons ATGCTTAATATGAATTTCAAAGGTATAACCTGGGTAGGTAACATATATGACAAGTTTGAAGCTATATGCTTGGATGCCGAGGATATCATGAGCCAG GACACAGTTAAATACGTCGAAAATCAGGTACAGAATGTAGGTGGAAACATCAAAAAGTTTTGTGCAGAATTTGTCAACGATTTGCTCCCTATCGAAGATCCTGTTAAAGTGAAAGATTCTGATAAAGAGGCAACTGCTGAACTAGGGGCCTGTGAAAAGGCGAACTTGAATTCTAAAAGTATTCTTAAGAAGGAGAGTGGTCCTCATAATTTTTTGGAAGTAATTGCACCTGTAGTGAAAGATGCAGGCTTAGTTTCATTTCTATCTGGAGTACCTCAAATAAACCACTTGTTTCCTCTAGCTTCCACTAGTCATGTTAAAGAGGTTGTTTCTGACTTGTCAGTCAAAAAAAGTGTTGTTGCTGATAAGCGTAAGAAGACGAAGGTAAACGTTAAAGATGATCATAAAGAGGAGATTCCGCCTCTTCAAGCATCATCACCTGTTCGAATTCAAGTGCAAGATCAGTTGCGGTCATCATCTCTTGCTTATCCTGATGACATGTCCACCTTGGGATTATCTCAAGAATGTAATGGTTCTGTTGGAAAGTGTGAGAATTCAAGTGGCGACATGAAAGGAGTTTCTGTGAAGGAATATCCAGAACCAGTTATAACTGATACTTCTGGAGGGATCAATTCTGTTGGGGATCTTTCAAGTAGAGAGACTAATTTCAGCAGACCCTGTAATGAGAATCGTGATCGAGCCTGTGTTACACTGAAAACTATATTATCCCAAAATTCAAATAAGGACATAGTTGACAACTCCCCAGACCATGGAGAAAATATGGATCATATCATGTCAGGTCAAAGTGGTCGTGATGCTAATGTGTCAAAGGCTCAGTTTCTTCCTCCTGTTTTGTTATATGAGAATAAAGCAATGGAGGCTGGATGGACCGCATCCAACAACAGCTTGTTATCTGGACCTAATG AGTCTCCTGTAAATGAAGGTGACCAATGCAAAGACGAAGAGCAAGAGGTGTTTTTGACTCCACAACCACAACCACAACTTG GAACATCTGATTATGAGGAAAGTGCAGAATGGGAGAAGGCAAATGATGATGTTGGTAACACTGCAGACCAGGAGGAACATGATGCCTTCAATGATGGTGTAGGACTGGAGGAGGCAAATTATGCTATTGGCCTTGACACGAAGACCATTGAACAATTTGAGAATTTGAAGCTTGAGGATAGTTGTGTAGTTGTGCAGCCTTTCTCTGTTTCTTACAGAGATGGCAAAAACAGATCATACAAA AGAAAAATTCGGGATGCTATTGCTTCGAGAATGGGATCATCGAAGAAGAAGGAATATGAGCAGCTAGCAATTTGGTGTGCAGACATTGATGCTGAAAGTACCCAACATAGATTTGAAACATCCAGTTTAGCCACTCCTAAAAAGTTGGACTCAAAGATCTCGTCAAGTGATGAGTTCTGTGAATCAGAGTGGGAGATACTTTAA